In Flavobacteriales bacterium, one genomic interval encodes:
- a CDS encoding TatD family hydrolase → MFIDTHAHLYHNQFKGDRAAMVQRALDAGVKKLFLPNIDKESIEAMDALAEAYSDVCYPMMGLHPCSVSEDNEVQMAEVERLLRTGRYCGVGEIGIDLHWDKTFLIQQQDVFRQHVRWAKEMALPIVIHCRESFEETIAIVEEENDDRLHGVFHCFTGTPEHAERIKALGDFYLGIGGVITFPNGGLAETMAVVGADHCVLETDAPYLAPVPHRGKRNESSYIPLIAAKLAEACGLTLEQVAAITTANAERLFAPRNA, encoded by the coding sequence ATGTTCATCGATACGCACGCTCATCTGTATCATAACCAATTCAAAGGCGACCGGGCAGCCATGGTGCAACGCGCGCTGGATGCAGGGGTGAAGAAGTTGTTCCTGCCCAACATCGACAAAGAAAGTATCGAGGCAATGGATGCACTGGCAGAAGCGTATTCGGATGTTTGCTACCCAATGATGGGGTTGCATCCCTGTTCGGTGAGCGAGGATAATGAAGTACAAATGGCCGAGGTTGAACGGCTGTTGCGCACAGGACGTTATTGTGGCGTAGGAGAGATCGGCATCGATCTGCATTGGGACAAGACCTTTTTGATCCAACAGCAGGACGTCTTTCGGCAGCACGTGCGCTGGGCGAAGGAAATGGCGTTGCCCATCGTTATCCATTGTCGCGAGAGCTTCGAGGAGACCATTGCTATTGTTGAAGAGGAGAACGATGATCGACTGCACGGTGTATTCCATTGTTTTACGGGAACTCCAGAACATGCGGAACGGATCAAAGCACTGGGCGATTTCTATTTGGGTATCGGTGGCGTTATCACCTTCCCGAACGGTGGCCTCGCAGAAACAATGGCCGTTGTAGGTGCTGACCATTGCGTGTTAGAAACCGATGCCCCCTATCTAGCGCCCGTTCCGCATCGCGGTAAACGCAACGAGAGCAGCTATATTCCCTTGATCGCTGCAAAACTTGCTGAAGCTTGTGGCCTTACGCTCGAACAGGTCGCTGCCATTACTACCGCAAACGCCGAACGTCTTTTTGCCCCACGTAACGCATGA
- a CDS encoding type I asparaginase: MKQPSVLLIYTGGTIGMWADPKSGALQPMDLAHLEEQVPELERVKVDLEAVAFEEPIDSSDMNPEHWVRLAEIVGENYDLYDGFVVLHGSDTMAYTASALSFLLECLNKPVILTGSQLPIGTIRTDAKENLITAIEIAAAKDEEGRAMVPEVAVYFEYGLMRGNRTVKVHAERFEAFRSPNWPALAEAGVHIKYDRSAILTHRSAKFKVHTAFNTEVAVIRLFPGIRPSWVHHALSQPGLRAAIITTFGSGNGPRDPLFISALKEATQRGVLLVNITQCVGGRVEQGKYATSQAFLKMGMVSGADLTIEAAVTKLMFLLGMYSKNEVVAQHFVQSLAGELTE; the protein is encoded by the coding sequence ATGAAACAACCTTCTGTTCTTCTGATCTATACCGGTGGCACCATCGGCATGTGGGCTGACCCTAAGTCTGGTGCGCTACAACCCATGGATCTTGCACATCTGGAAGAGCAAGTCCCAGAATTGGAGCGTGTAAAAGTGGATCTGGAAGCGGTCGCGTTCGAAGAGCCGATCGATAGCAGCGATATGAACCCGGAGCATTGGGTGCGCTTGGCCGAGATCGTAGGGGAAAACTACGACCTGTACGATGGTTTCGTAGTACTGCACGGCAGCGATACCATGGCCTATACCGCGAGTGCACTCAGTTTTCTGCTCGAATGCTTGAACAAACCGGTGATCCTTACGGGTTCCCAATTACCCATTGGCACCATCCGTACCGATGCCAAAGAGAACCTTATCACCGCCATTGAGATCGCGGCTGCAAAAGACGAAGAAGGAAGAGCAATGGTCCCGGAAGTGGCCGTGTATTTCGAATACGGACTTATGCGAGGTAACCGGACCGTTAAAGTGCATGCAGAGCGTTTCGAAGCCTTCCGGTCACCCAATTGGCCAGCTCTGGCAGAAGCCGGCGTACACATCAAATACGATCGGTCGGCGATCTTGACTCATCGTTCCGCAAAGTTCAAGGTGCATACTGCATTCAACACCGAAGTGGCCGTGATCCGCTTGTTCCCTGGAATTCGACCAAGTTGGGTGCATCATGCTTTGTCACAACCGGGACTTCGTGCCGCGATCATTACCACGTTCGGTAGCGGAAATGGCCCGCGGGACCCGTTGTTCATCAGTGCGTTGAAGGAAGCGACACAACGGGGCGTGCTCTTGGTGAACATTACCCAATGCGTAGGCGGCAGAGTAGAACAAGGGAAATACGCCACCAGCCAAGCCTTCCTGAAAATGGGCATGGTTTCCGGTGCGGATCTGACAATTGAGGCTGCAGTGACGAAGCTTATGTTCCTATTGGGGATGTACTCGAAGAACGAGGTCGTTGCTCAACATTTCGTGCAGTCCTTGGCAGGAGAACTAACTGAGTAG